TCGATGATCAAGAACACGAGAAACGTCGACTCACTTCCCTCCATCAGCaagtagaaaagaaaaacctCTCATATCATTTCAGACCATTAAAATGTCCCGATTAGGGCAAGCTTCTTTATCGCCGCCGCTGCTGCGGATCGAGAATCTGAGAGCGTGAAGAAGGAAAGAAGCGAGCAAGACGCCGATTAAATCGGCAACAGCGTCCCTGGTGGAGGCTCCGGCGGACTTGAAGAAGCCGAGTTCGTCGGCGACCTCTTTGGCGGCTCCGGCGCAAAGAGAAAGGACGGATCCGATGAGAATGGAGTGGCGACGGATGAATGGATAACGCGTGTGAAGGGCGAATGAAGCGAAGAGGATTGTGAGAGAGAAACAGAGAAGGAAATGGTAGAGCTTGTCGGGAGCTAACCATGGATCATCGTCTTCCTCCATTCCCGCTCCGATTTTTTTGGTCCAACGGTATGCTGTTTCGTTCTTTCTCTTTTCACAAATTACAAACACccaatttttcataaattcaccaaagaaaatttcaaatattacaAAATCAGACTCATATTTCAtatttcaaattgttattgaTTTACTCGCAAAGTTTATCCATTACCTTGTCAGTTTAGAACATATTTGCCTTAAGCAGCGTAATTAATCAAGGTATCGATATAATAAACgatcaaatataacaaaatgataTCATAAACgatcaaatataacaaaatgataTCATAAACgatcaaatataacaaaatgaaccaAACTATTTTGTTGATAAACACCAATAAATGTTTATTACCGATAGaacttaaattttattatattttaaaattattttcaataaCTTTGCTATTTACCAAAATTCCACTCATATAAACCAAAATTCTTTGACACCGGAGATATGTCTTTAATTTCAGTTTTAGTATTAAATTTTATGCACTCTTCTTTGGTTGACAATAATTATTTGATCCACAAAGCTAAACACTAAGCAAATGCTTAAAAAAGTGCTTCCAATTAGTAATAATaactattataatttttataaaaaaaaaaataccctCACCAACAAAGTTCCGATAACAAGGCGTAGAAAGTCGATACAAACCATCCCTGTCTAATTCACAATGCACACAATTAAATATTCCTACACTATCATCCCAATCGGATAATTATTCCaaatcaaaattcaaatatattcaaagATCCTATCTCAAAACTTGCcaacaaaatttatatataaaaaggtaCGTCGTCAAGACAATTTGGTGTTTCAGAAACAATATTTTCACATGCTGGATAAGGTATGCAACCTTGGTCTCACAAAGCATTGGAAAATAATCAACACATAAAACAATACACCAAGACGTGCATAGCTCGACCGACATACAAATGTAAAACAATACACCAAGACGTGCAACTAAGAAGTCTACATTTCAAATTCTCTACACCTATTGTACTCAATCTTCATTGTCGGCACTATGACtaaatatataatatgaaaGTAGTTATAGAACCAACTTCAATTTCCCATGCAGGTAAATAGATTATTATATGGTACCCTCACACCACCCTGCCTCGACAAGGGAATAAAGTTCAGTGACatttacaaaaaatatttaatgaaTTACTGGGAAAATTTGTTACAAATAGAGTCAATAAGAAAAGATGAGCTGGACCCTGTAGAAGAGTATGTAAACAACAAGCATGTAACAACTTTCACTAAACACAGTTGCCAAGAACATAATCACAACTCACTTGGTCAACCAGTAGATGAAGATCAGAAATGTGCATATGGACGCAACAAGAGAGAGTATGATTGTGTCCATTgacttttttctctttattgCTGCAAGGATATGATTTACCTGAACCATCATTGGAATTAAATCAGTGAAATGGATTCATCTTTTGAATACCAGATAACAAGAATTGGGTCAGTTGCAGATATGGCAATTAGATTGAAAGTAAAAGTATCAATATCAATAACTCTGTAAAAGAATTTGCAGCTATAGTATTAGGTCCAATTCTTAGATTCTATCAACGAGAGACCATTAtcccaaaatgttttacccctTGCAATTACCCTAGAAAATTAATTGTGTTGAAAACTATTATGTCGccaaagaaaaatagaaaaagagcaACAATAATTACTTACCGATGGAAGGCGACTGCTAACATTACTAAGCTTTGAGTTGATGCCACCAAAGGTCGATCGCTGAAAGACAAGTGCACCTAGGGTTGCTTGAGCTTGTGAAATCACATTATCCATCTGTAAGACCAAAAGTTCagaaaaaaagttaaaactCAGACGCTGGATGAACATGTAAATAATAACTAATACAGAAAACATGAAAATAAATGACAGGTAACAGAACATGATAACTTACACAACTTTCTCATTCCTACGGTAACTAAGACGGTAACAACGTTGACAAACCAAAAATGAAACTCGGTGAAAGGTATCCATAAACCAAACCTTCAAGTAGAATATAATGGAATTGTTGTCCATACAAATGATTATGATGGGTAAAGATACCTGTCCTGTGCTACGGCCAATAGTTGCATGCTCTTTTAGAAGAGTTTGTTCTGCAGTTCCCAAACCATCTTCCAATTCAAGTCTTGAACGATCAAACTCCCTGAAGTCATCTAAAAGTGAAGCATGTTCTTGCTTGGCTCGGAGGCTGGAGCGAAGACGATAAAACTCCTGCACTAAATCAACAAAACTTGGTCTTACATTCCATGCACAACAAACTTCTAGCAAGACAATGAAAACCAAAAACATCACGAGAAAAAGAAGGAACTTGCGGAAGCTAAGTCTAGGTTCTTAGCTTGTTACTTAATATAGAATAATTATACACCAGATCTCACAAAGAAGTCTAAAGAGTTCCAATAGTTACCCTCATACTCATCACTCCTCACATTCAACAATATCAATATCAATAATTAAAGGGGAAGGAGATTCTCGCTCAGGGAAGATGAGAGCTTGCGGTGTTGTACCAAAGTTAAATTTCTAGTTTTCAAATTAATTGCATCTATTGAAAATAGGACTTGGATACTGTCACCCTGTGACCTAGAAAGTGAATTTTTAAAACATACATCTGTTTTTAGTGTTTTAAAATTCTAAATCTGCTACCAATCACATTTTCCACAACGGTGAAGGGCTCAGATCCAACTCTTATACATTAAATCCCCTGTGCATAAATTCATGTTCTTGAATCAGCTACGAAACTCCCTAAAGTTTTGTTCCAATACCACCATTACGAAAATGCCAACTAACCAAAACCATGAGTTTATTGTTGTGTAATTGTGCACAAGGAAATTCTTCAAAACTTACAGGTTATCTAAAAGAATGACCAGCATTTCATTCCTTTCCAATCTGGAAAAATTAACATAGCTACTACACAAAAATTTTAAAGACAAAGTACCTGCGTAAGATCTTGAAGAATTTCTTGATGTCTAGTCAAGGTATGGGAAACCATTTCGGAACCACCTGATGAGACCCAAGCTTGCATCTGTGAATTCACTTGTTGTAGCTGCTTTAACAGACGTTCTATCCCAGATTCAACATCACTATCAGCAGTCTCAACATTCGTAGAACCCTTTGTTGAAACCAGTTTTCGAAAAGAATTCATCTGCTCATCCAACTGAGCTTCAAGTTTCCTTGCCTGTAGGAAACATAAGAAACATTACCATTAccattaccaaaaaaaaaaaaaaacaacaacaacaaattaaATAGCAGAAATGAGAAAAAGCTCAATTTCTCAtacatacaaaagaaaaaaagatataaaattGACAAGGCAGAACAATGTAGTCCAGTCCAAGTTCATTGCAAAATCCTCGAGCATCAAGAAATTATCTTCATTATAAATTAATCAATTTTACAATCTCATTACAAACAACgaaaatttgaatatatatatatatatatatatatatatatgtatgaagGTTAGAGGAAGATTATGGTATAGACCCGGACTCCCAATTGTTTAACAACGCTTATATATCTGAATAACATTTCTGTACAAAGAAGCGTAAAACAACTATACCAAGAATAACAATCCAGAGATTTAACGACTTCAACAGTATAATCAAAACAAGAACGGGACCAAATTCACATCTCACATTCCAAAATCCCAATTCTCcaaattcaaaactaaaaaGCTATAGATCAGGAGTTAAAAGTCAAACCATCGATCATTCATAATTCCTCGAATCACACACAACAAGAAACGGAATTCACAGTTATCCAAACGACAAGATTCAAGGTTACCGACAATCAGAAATAAAGCCAAAAACAAAACCGAATCGAAAAAAAATAAGGGCAACAAGGCAAATAGAATTAAACAACCAAAAAGAAACAAGAATTAATAAAAGAATTCAAACCTGTTTGCGAAGGGCATCCCACGAGCTAGGAATCTCCATGGATATGGACATCAATtattgatgaaaaaaaaaaaaaacaggggTCAAAATTTGCGAATCGAATCCTCTCTTCTCAAATCTATCCAATTCCTCCGCCTCTTCCTTAAGGATTGGTGAAAAATTTTAGCTTTAGAGGACGAAGAAATGGGTTCGCTAAGAGACGAGACAGATCGTCTGCAAAAATCAACCGGTGAGAGTCCTTGACGAAG
This region of Cucumis melo cultivar AY chromosome 7, USDA_Cmelo_AY_1.0, whole genome shotgun sequence genomic DNA includes:
- the LOC103494652 gene encoding Golgi SNAP receptor complex member 1-1; translated protein: MSISMEIPSSWDALRKQARKLEAQLDEQMNSFRKLVSTKGSTNVETADSDVESGIERLLKQLQQVNSQMQAWVSSGGSEMVSHTLTRHQEILQDLTQEFYRLRSSLRAKQEHASLLDDFREFDRSRLELEDGLGTAEQTLLKEHATIGRSTGQMDNVISQAQATLGALVFQRSTFGGINSKLSNVSSRLPSVNHILAAIKRKKSMDTIILSLVASICTFLIFIYWLTK
- the LOC103494650 gene encoding uncharacterized protein LOC103494650, producing the protein MKNWVFVICEKRKNETAYRWTKKIGAGMEEDDDPWLAPDKLYHFLLCFSLTILFASFALHTRYPFIRRHSILIGSVLSLCAGAAKEVADELGFFKSAGASTRDAVADLIGVLLASFLLHALRFSIRSSGGDKEACPNRDILMV